In a single window of the Pocillopora verrucosa isolate sample1 chromosome 4, ASM3666991v2, whole genome shotgun sequence genome:
- the LOC136280539 gene encoding beta-1 adrenergic receptor-like codes for MNSTSEKFNQEERIILAAWFSVTGLVAVIGNTVVLWLIARNHSLRIISNFFIASLAVADLSVGLVINPVWATARCINYDEDSYLKTYGKAINYLWIHTTVATTFNLCCISLDRYIAIIHPLRYQELLTNTRSYLIIASVWVLSFLLPCSRFFVRDDSIELWLSFTIITVLIPMIIIVFCSIRILKASATQSRRINVVTLQNQESVNRRKQNLKAAKTVSIVVGLFVVCWLPSLVTSFTQYLSKNMVYSTMYHKVWTIVEAVAFTSAAIDPWVYCLRNSKFYEAFNRTFRVRGRQIIEQTSSRR; via the coding sequence ATGAACAGCACCAGTGAGAAGTTTAACCAAGAAGAAAGGATCATTTTAGCAGCCTGGTTCAGTGTCACAGGTCTAGTGGCCGTAATTGGCAACACTGTTGTCTTATGGTTGATCGCCAGAAATCATTCCCTCAGAATAATTTCGAATTTTTTCATTGCTTCATTGGCTGTGGCGGACTTGTCGGTAGGACTTGTTATAAACCCTGTATGGGCAACGGCCAGGTGCATCAATTATGACGAAGACAGTTATCTGAAAACTTACGGTAAAGCTATTAATTATCTGTGGATACACACCACTGTAGCTACAACGTTCAACCTATGCTGCATTAGTCTGGACAGGTATATTGCTATCATTCATCCGCTCCGCTACCAAGAGCTTCTTACTAACACGAGAAGTTATCTCATCATAGCTTCTGTATGGGTCTTATCGTTTCTTCTCCCCTGTTCAAGGTTTTTTGTGAGAGATGATTCTATTGAGTTGTGGTTGTCTTTTACAATCATAACAGTGTTAATTCCTATGATCATCATTGTGTTCTGTTCCATTCGAATATTGAAAGCCTCTGCGACGCAGTCCAGGAGAATAAATGTTGTCACTTTACAGAATCAAGAATCCGTGAACAGACGAAAACAGAACTTAAAAGCTGCTAAAACAGTTAGTATTGTGGTGGGGCTATTCGTTGTTTGCTGGCTACCGAGTCTAGTGACTTCTTTCACTCAATATTTGAGCAAAAATATGGTTTACTCCACCATGTATCATAAGGTTTGGACTATTGTCGAGGCGGTTGCTTTTACTTCCGCGGCAATCGACCCGTGGGTTTATTGTTTGCGAAACAGCAAATTCTATGAAGCATTTAATCGCACTTTTCGAGTACGTGGAAGACAAATTATAGAACAAACTTCCTCTCGTCGTTAA